The Microcebus murinus isolate Inina chromosome 28, M.murinus_Inina_mat1.0, whole genome shotgun sequence genome has a segment encoding these proteins:
- the BRPF1 gene encoding peregrin isoform X13, whose product MGVDFDVKTFCHNLRATKPPYECPIETCRKVYKSYSGIEYHLYHYDHDNPPPPQQTPLRKHKKKGRQSRPANKQSPSPSEVSQSPSREVMSYAQAQRMVEVDLHGRVHRISIFDNLDVVSEDEEAPEEAPENGSNKENTETPAATPKSGKHKNKEKRKDSNHHHHHNASASTTPKLPEVVYRELEQDTPDAPPRPTSYYRYIEKSAEELDEEVEYDMDEEDYIWLDIMNERRKTEGVSPIPQEIFEYLMDRLEKESYFESHNKGDPNALVDEDAVCCICNDGECQNSNVILFCDMCNLAVHQECYGVPYIPEGQWLCRRCLQSPSRAVDCALCPNKGGAFKQTDDGRWAHVVCALWIPEVCFANTVFLEPIDSIEHIPPARWKLTCYICKQRGSGACIQCHKANCYTAFHVTCAQQAGLYMKMEPVRETGANGTSFSVRKTAYCDIHTPPGSARRLPALSHSEGEEDEDEEEDEGKGWSSEKVKKAKAKSRIKMKKARKILAEKRAAAPVVSVPCIPPHRLSKITNRLTIQRKSQFMQRLHSYWTLKRQSRNGVPLLRRLQTHLQSQRNCDQVGRDSEDKNWALKEQLKSWQRLRHDLERARLLVELIRKREKLKRETIKVQQIAMEMQLTPFLILLRKTLEQLQEKDTGNIFSEPVPLSEVPDYLDHIKKPMDFFTMKQNLEAYRYLNFDDFEEDFNLIVSNCLKYNAKDTIFYRAAVRLREQGGAVLRQARRQAEKMGIDFETGMHIPHSLAGDEAPHHAEDAEEERLVLLENQKHLPMEEQLKLLLERLDEVNASKQSVGRSRRAKMIKKEMTALRRKLAHQRETGREGPERHGPSSRGSLTPHPAACDKDGQTDSAAEESSSQETSKDLPTNGFSGGNQPVKKSFLVYRNDCSLPRSSSDSESSSSSSSSAASDRTSTTPSKQGRGKPSFSRGTFPEDSSEDTSGTENEAYSVGTGRGVGHSMVRKSLGRGAGWLSEDEDSPLDALDLVWAKCRGYPSYPALIIDPKMPREGMFHHGVPIPVPPLEVLKLGEQMTQEAREHLYLVLFFDNKRTWQWLPRTKLVPLGVNQDLDKEKMLEGRKSNIRKSVQIAYHRALQHRSKVQGEQSSETSDSD is encoded by the exons ATGGGGGTGGACTTTGACGTGAAGACTTTCTGCCACAACTTGCGGGCAACTAAGCCACCATACGAGTGCCCCATAGAGACCTGCCGCAAGGTCTACAAGAGTTACAGTGGTATTGAGTACCACCTGTACCACTATGATCACGACAATCCGCCACCCCCGCAGCAGACCCCGCTCCGCAAGCACAAGAAGAAGGGGCGCCAGTCACGCCCAGCCAACAAGCAGTCACCTAGCCCCTCAGAGGTGTCACAGTCACCAAGCCGTGAGGTGATGAGCTACGCACAGGCCCAGCGCATGGTAGAAGTGGACCTGCACGGCCGCGTCCACCGCATCAGCATCTTCGACAACCTGGATGTGGTGTCAGAGGATGAAGAAGCCCCCGAGGAGGCCCCTGAGAACGGTAGCAACAAGGAGAACACTGAAACGCCAGCTGCTACTCCCAAGTCAGGCAAGCATAAGAATAAAGAGAAGCGTAAGGACtctaaccatcaccaccaccataatGCTTCTGCAAGCACCACTCCCAAGCTGCCAGAGGTGGTATATCGGGAGCTGGAGCAGGACACCCCTGATGCCCCACCCCGGCCAACTTCCTATTACCG GTACATTGAGAAGTCTGCAGAGGAGTTGGATGAGGAAGTAGAGTATGACATGGATGAGGAGGACTACATCTGGCTGGATATCATGAATGAGCGTCGGAAGACAGAGGGTGTGAGTCCCATTCCACAGGAGATCTTTGAGTACTTAATGGACCGGCTGGAAAAGGAGTCCTACTTTGAGAGTCATAATAAAGGCGACCCCAATGCGTTAGTGGACGAGGATGCTGTTTGCTGTATCTGCAATGATGGTGAGTGCCAGAACAGCAATGTCATCCTCTTCTGTGACATGTGCAACCTGGCCGTGCACCAGGAGTGCTACGGTGTCCCCTATATCCCTGAGGGCCAGTGGCTGTGCCGCCGTTGCCTGCAGTCACCCTCCCGTGCTGTGGACTGTGCCCTGTGCCCCAACAAGGGTGGTGCCTTCAAGCAGACAGATGACGGGCGGTGGGCCCACGTGGTTTGTGCCTTGTGGATCCCCGAGGTCTGCTTTGCCAACACAGTCTTCCTAGAGCCTATTGACAGCATCGAGCACATCCCACCAGCTCGCTGGAAGCTCACCTGCTACATTTGCAAACAGCGGGGTTCAGGGGCCTGCATCCAGTGCCACAAGGCCAACTGCTACACAGCCTTCCACGTGACATGCGCCCAGCAGGCTGGCCTTTATATGAAGATGGAGCCTGTGCGGGAGACAGGTGCCAACGGCACATCCTTCAGTGTCCGAAAGACAGCATACTGCGACATCCACACGCCCCCAGGTTCAGCGCGCCGCCTGCCCGCCCTGTCCCACAGTGAGGGTGAGGAGGatgaggatgaagaggaggatgAGGGTAAGGGCTGGAGCTCAGAGAAAGTCAAGAAGGCCAAGGCTAAATCCCGGATCAAGATGAAGAAGGCACGGAAGATCCTGGCAGAGAAGCGGGCAGCAGCACCTGTGGTGTCAGTGCCCTGTATCCCACCACACAG GCTCAGTAAAATCACCAACCGCCTCACCATCCAAAGGAAGAGCCAGTTCATGCAGAGGCTGCACAGCTATTGGACACTGAAGCGGCAGTCCCGGAACGGGGTTCCACTGCTACGTCGCCTGCAGACACACCTGCAGTCTCAGAGGAACTGTGACCAAGTTGGG AGAGATTCTGAGGATAAGAACTGGGCCCTCAAAGAACAGCTCAAGTCCTGGCAGCGGCTCCGGCATGACCTGGAGCGAGCTCGGCTCCTGGTGGAATTGATCCGCAAGCGGGAGAAACTCAAAAGGGAGACG ATCAAGGTCCAACAGATTGCCATGGAGATGCAGCTGACCCCTTTCCTCATCCTCCTTCGCAAAACCTTAGAACAGCTCCAAGAGAAGGACACAGGCAACATCTTCAGCGAGCCGGTCCCTCTGTCTGAG GTACCTGACTACCTAGACCACATCAAAAAGCCCATGGACTTTTTCACCATGAAGCAGAACTTGGAGGCTTACCGCTACCTGAACTTTGATGATTTTGAGGAGGACTTCAACCTTATCGTCAGCAACTGCCTCAAGTATAATGCCAAGGACACCATCTTCTACCGGGCGGCAGTGCGGCTCCGTGAGCAGGGTGGTGCTGTGCTCCGCCAGGCCCGGCGCCAGGCAGAAAAAATGGGCATTGACTTTGAGACGGGCATGCATATCCCCCACAGCCTGGCTGGAGATGAGGCCCCACACCACGCTGAAGATG CAGAGGAAGAACGGCTGGTCCTGCTGGAGAATCAGAAGCACCTGCCCATGGAAGAGCAGCTGAAGTTGCTGCTGGAGCGGCTGGATGAGGTGAATGCTAGCAAGCAGAGTGTGGGCCGCTCCCGGCGTGCAAAGATGATCAAGAAAGAGATGACGGCGCTGCGGCGGAAGCTTGCCCACCAGCGAGAGACTGGCCGGGAGGGGCCTGAGCGGCACGGCCCCTCGAGCCGGGGTAGTCTGACACCCCACCCAGCAGCCTGTGACAAGGATGGGCAGACAGACAGTGCCGCGGAGGAGAGCAGCAGCCAGGAGACAAGCAAAG ACTTACCAACCAATGGCTTCAGTGGTGGAAACCAGCCGGTGAAGAAGAGTTTCCTGGTGTACCGTAATGACTGCAGCCTCCCCCGGAGTAGCTCAGACTCAGAGtccagcagcagtagcagcagcagcgcTGCCTCAGACCGAACCAG CACAACACCCTCAAAACAAGGCCGGGGCAAGCCCTCTTTCTCTCGGGGCACATTCCCAGAGGACAGCAGTGAGGATACCTCAGGCACTGAGAATGAGGCCTACTCCGTGGGCACTGGCCGCGGCGTGGGCCACAGCA TGGTGAGGAAGAGTCTGGGCCGGGGAGCTGGCTGGCTGTCAGAGGATGAGGACTCCCCCCTGGACGCTCTGGACCTTGTGTGGGCCAAATGCCGAGGGTATCCATCATACCCGGCTCTG ATCATTGATCCAAAGATGCCCCGAGAAGGTATGTTCCACCATGGGGTTCCCATTCCTGTGCCCCCCCTGGAGGTGCTGAAACTGGGGGAGCAGATGACCCAGGAAGCCCGAGAGCATCTCTACCTCGTCCTCTTCTTTGACAACAAACGAACCTG GCAGTGGCTGCCCAGGACCAAGCTGGTTCCTTTGGGTGTGAACCAGGACCTAGACAAGGAGAAGATGCTGGAGGGCCGCAAGTCCAACATCCGCAAGTCAGTACAGATCGCCTACCACCGGGCTCTGCAACACCGCAGCAAGGTGCAGGGCGAGCAAAGCAGTGAGACCAGCGATAGTGATTGA
- the BRPF1 gene encoding peregrin isoform X7, protein MGVDFDVKTFCHNLRATKPPYECPIETCRKVYKSYSGIEYHLYHYDHDNPPPPQQTPLRKHKKKGRQSRPANKQSPSPSEVSQSPSREVMSYAQAQRMVEVDLHGRVHRISIFDNLDVVSEDEEAPEEAPENGSNKENTETPAATPKSGKHKNKEKRKDSNHHHHHNASASTTPKLPEVVYRELEQDTPDAPPRPTSYYRYIEKSAEELDEEVEYDMDEEDYIWLDIMNERRKTEGVSPIPQEIFEYLMDRLEKESYFESHNKGDPNALVDEDAVCCICNDGECQNSNVILFCDMCNLAVHQECYGVPYIPEGQWLCRRCLQSPSRAVDCALCPNKGGAFKQTDDGRWAHVVCALWIPEVCFANTVFLEPIDSIEHIPPARWKLTCYICKQRGSGACIQCHKANCYTAFHVTCAQQAGLYMKMEPVRETGANGTSFSVRKTAYCDIHTPPGSARRLPALSHSEGEEDEDEEEDEGKGWSSEKVKKAKAKSRIKMKKARKILAEKRAAAPVVSVPCIPPHRLSKITNRLTIQRKSQFMQRLHSYWTLKRQSRNGVPLLRRLQTHLQSQRNCDQVGRDSEDKNWALKEQLKSWQRLRHDLERARLLVELIRKREKLKRETIKVQQIAMEMQLTPFLILLRKTLEQLQEKDTGNIFSEPVPLSEVPDYLDHIKKPMDFFTMKQNLEAYRYLNFDDFEEDFNLIVSNCLKYNAKDTIFYRAAVRLREQGGAVLRQARRQAEKMGIDFETGMHIPHSLAGDEAPHHAEDAAEEERLVLLENQKHLPMEEQLKLLLERLDEVNASKQSVGRSRRAKMIKKEMTALRRKLAHQRETGREGPERHGPSSRGSLTPHPAACDKDGQTDSAAEESSSQETSKGLGPNMSSTPAHEVGRRTSVLFSKKNPKTAGPPKRPGRPPKNRESQMTPSHGGSPVGPPQLPIMGSLRQRKRGRSPRPSSSSDSDSDKSTEDPPMDLPTNGFSGGNQPVKKSFLVYRNDCSLPRSSSDSESSSSSSSSAASDRTSTTPSKQGRGKPSFSRGTFPEDSSEDTSGTENEAYSVGTGRGVGHSMVRKSLGRGAGWLSEDEDSPLDALDLVWAKCRGYPSYPALIIDPKMPREGMFHHGVPIPVPPLEVLKLGEQMTQEAREHLYLVLFFDNKRTWQWLPRTKLVPLGVNQDLDKEKMLEGRKSNIRKSVQIAYHRALQHRSKVQGEQSSETSDSD, encoded by the exons ATGGGGGTGGACTTTGACGTGAAGACTTTCTGCCACAACTTGCGGGCAACTAAGCCACCATACGAGTGCCCCATAGAGACCTGCCGCAAGGTCTACAAGAGTTACAGTGGTATTGAGTACCACCTGTACCACTATGATCACGACAATCCGCCACCCCCGCAGCAGACCCCGCTCCGCAAGCACAAGAAGAAGGGGCGCCAGTCACGCCCAGCCAACAAGCAGTCACCTAGCCCCTCAGAGGTGTCACAGTCACCAAGCCGTGAGGTGATGAGCTACGCACAGGCCCAGCGCATGGTAGAAGTGGACCTGCACGGCCGCGTCCACCGCATCAGCATCTTCGACAACCTGGATGTGGTGTCAGAGGATGAAGAAGCCCCCGAGGAGGCCCCTGAGAACGGTAGCAACAAGGAGAACACTGAAACGCCAGCTGCTACTCCCAAGTCAGGCAAGCATAAGAATAAAGAGAAGCGTAAGGACtctaaccatcaccaccaccataatGCTTCTGCAAGCACCACTCCCAAGCTGCCAGAGGTGGTATATCGGGAGCTGGAGCAGGACACCCCTGATGCCCCACCCCGGCCAACTTCCTATTACCG GTACATTGAGAAGTCTGCAGAGGAGTTGGATGAGGAAGTAGAGTATGACATGGATGAGGAGGACTACATCTGGCTGGATATCATGAATGAGCGTCGGAAGACAGAGGGTGTGAGTCCCATTCCACAGGAGATCTTTGAGTACTTAATGGACCGGCTGGAAAAGGAGTCCTACTTTGAGAGTCATAATAAAGGCGACCCCAATGCGTTAGTGGACGAGGATGCTGTTTGCTGTATCTGCAATGATGGTGAGTGCCAGAACAGCAATGTCATCCTCTTCTGTGACATGTGCAACCTGGCCGTGCACCAGGAGTGCTACGGTGTCCCCTATATCCCTGAGGGCCAGTGGCTGTGCCGCCGTTGCCTGCAGTCACCCTCCCGTGCTGTGGACTGTGCCCTGTGCCCCAACAAGGGTGGTGCCTTCAAGCAGACAGATGACGGGCGGTGGGCCCACGTGGTTTGTGCCTTGTGGATCCCCGAGGTCTGCTTTGCCAACACAGTCTTCCTAGAGCCTATTGACAGCATCGAGCACATCCCACCAGCTCGCTGGAAGCTCACCTGCTACATTTGCAAACAGCGGGGTTCAGGGGCCTGCATCCAGTGCCACAAGGCCAACTGCTACACAGCCTTCCACGTGACATGCGCCCAGCAGGCTGGCCTTTATATGAAGATGGAGCCTGTGCGGGAGACAGGTGCCAACGGCACATCCTTCAGTGTCCGAAAGACAGCATACTGCGACATCCACACGCCCCCAGGTTCAGCGCGCCGCCTGCCCGCCCTGTCCCACAGTGAGGGTGAGGAGGatgaggatgaagaggaggatgAGGGTAAGGGCTGGAGCTCAGAGAAAGTCAAGAAGGCCAAGGCTAAATCCCGGATCAAGATGAAGAAGGCACGGAAGATCCTGGCAGAGAAGCGGGCAGCAGCACCTGTGGTGTCAGTGCCCTGTATCCCACCACACAG GCTCAGTAAAATCACCAACCGCCTCACCATCCAAAGGAAGAGCCAGTTCATGCAGAGGCTGCACAGCTATTGGACACTGAAGCGGCAGTCCCGGAACGGGGTTCCACTGCTACGTCGCCTGCAGACACACCTGCAGTCTCAGAGGAACTGTGACCAAGTTGGG AGAGATTCTGAGGATAAGAACTGGGCCCTCAAAGAACAGCTCAAGTCCTGGCAGCGGCTCCGGCATGACCTGGAGCGAGCTCGGCTCCTGGTGGAATTGATCCGCAAGCGGGAGAAACTCAAAAGGGAGACG ATCAAGGTCCAACAGATTGCCATGGAGATGCAGCTGACCCCTTTCCTCATCCTCCTTCGCAAAACCTTAGAACAGCTCCAAGAGAAGGACACAGGCAACATCTTCAGCGAGCCGGTCCCTCTGTCTGAG GTACCTGACTACCTAGACCACATCAAAAAGCCCATGGACTTTTTCACCATGAAGCAGAACTTGGAGGCTTACCGCTACCTGAACTTTGATGATTTTGAGGAGGACTTCAACCTTATCGTCAGCAACTGCCTCAAGTATAATGCCAAGGACACCATCTTCTACCGGGCGGCAGTGCGGCTCCGTGAGCAGGGTGGTGCTGTGCTCCGCCAGGCCCGGCGCCAGGCAGAAAAAATGGGCATTGACTTTGAGACGGGCATGCATATCCCCCACAGCCTGGCTGGAGATGAGGCCCCACACCACGCTGAAGATG CAGCAGAGGAAGAACGGCTGGTCCTGCTGGAGAATCAGAAGCACCTGCCCATGGAAGAGCAGCTGAAGTTGCTGCTGGAGCGGCTGGATGAGGTGAATGCTAGCAAGCAGAGTGTGGGCCGCTCCCGGCGTGCAAAGATGATCAAGAAAGAGATGACGGCGCTGCGGCGGAAGCTTGCCCACCAGCGAGAGACTGGCCGGGAGGGGCCTGAGCGGCACGGCCCCTCGAGCCGGGGTAGTCTGACACCCCACCCAGCAGCCTGTGACAAGGATGGGCAGACAGACAGTGCCGCGGAGGAGAGCAGCAGCCAGGAGACAAGCAAAG GCCTGGGTCCCAACATGTCCTCAACCCCCGCACATGAGGTGGGCAGGAGAACCTCAGTTCTGTTCTCCAAAAAGAACCCGAAGACAGCTGGACCGCCCAAGAGGCCGGGCCGGCCCCCCAAAAACCGGGAGAGCCAGATGACCCCCAGCCACGGAGGCAGTCCTGTGGGGCCCCCCCAGCTCCCCATCATGGGCTCCCTGCGTCAGCGCAAGCGGGGTAGGAGCCCCCGGCCCAGTTCGAGCTCAGACAGCGACAGTGATAAGTCCACAGAAGACCCCCCAATGG ACTTACCAACCAATGGCTTCAGTGGTGGAAACCAGCCGGTGAAGAAGAGTTTCCTGGTGTACCGTAATGACTGCAGCCTCCCCCGGAGTAGCTCAGACTCAGAGtccagcagcagtagcagcagcagcgcTGCCTCAGACCGAACCAG CACAACACCCTCAAAACAAGGCCGGGGCAAGCCCTCTTTCTCTCGGGGCACATTCCCAGAGGACAGCAGTGAGGATACCTCAGGCACTGAGAATGAGGCCTACTCCGTGGGCACTGGCCGCGGCGTGGGCCACAGCA TGGTGAGGAAGAGTCTGGGCCGGGGAGCTGGCTGGCTGTCAGAGGATGAGGACTCCCCCCTGGACGCTCTGGACCTTGTGTGGGCCAAATGCCGAGGGTATCCATCATACCCGGCTCTG ATCATTGATCCAAAGATGCCCCGAGAAGGTATGTTCCACCATGGGGTTCCCATTCCTGTGCCCCCCCTGGAGGTGCTGAAACTGGGGGAGCAGATGACCCAGGAAGCCCGAGAGCATCTCTACCTCGTCCTCTTCTTTGACAACAAACGAACCTG GCAGTGGCTGCCCAGGACCAAGCTGGTTCCTTTGGGTGTGAACCAGGACCTAGACAAGGAGAAGATGCTGGAGGGCCGCAAGTCCAACATCCGCAAGTCAGTACAGATCGCCTACCACCGGGCTCTGCAACACCGCAGCAAGGTGCAGGGCGAGCAAAGCAGTGAGACCAGCGATAGTGATTGA
- the BRPF1 gene encoding peregrin isoform X6, translating to MGVDFDVKTFCHNLRATKPPYECPIETCRKVYKSYSGIEYHLYHYDHDNPPPPQQTPLRKHKKKGRQSRPANKQSPSPSEVSQSPSREVMSYAQAQRMVEVDLHGRVHRISIFDNLDVVSEDEEAPEEAPENGSNKENTETPAATPKSGKHKNKEKRKDSNHHHHHNASASTTPKLPEVVYRELEQDTPDAPPRPTSYYRYIEKSAEELDEEVEYDMDEEDYIWLDIMNERRKTEGVSPIPQEIFEYLMDRLEKESYFESHNKGDPNALVDEDAVCCICNDGECQNSNVILFCDMCNLAVHQECYGVPYIPEGQWLCRRCLQSPSRAVDCALCPNKGGAFKQTDDGRWAHVVCALWIPEVCFANTVFLEPIDSIEHIPPARWKLTCYICKQRGSGACIQCHKANCYTAFHVTCAQQAGLYMKMEPVRETGANGTSFSVRKTAYCDIHTPPGSARRLPALSHSEGEEDEDEEEDEGKGWSSEKVKKAKAKSRIKMKKARKILAEKRAAAPVVSVPCIPPHRLSKITNRLTIQRKSQFMQRLHSYWTLKRQSRNGVPLLRRLQTHLQSQRNCDQVGRDSEDKNWALKEQLKSWQRLRHDLERARLLVELIRKREKLKRETIKVQQIAMEMQLTPFLILLRKTLEQLQEKDTGNIFSEPVPLSEVTELDEVPDYLDHIKKPMDFFTMKQNLEAYRYLNFDDFEEDFNLIVSNCLKYNAKDTIFYRAAVRLREQGGAVLRQARRQAEKMGIDFETGMHIPHSLAGDEAPHHAEDAEEERLVLLENQKHLPMEEQLKLLLERLDEVNASKQSVGRSRRAKMIKKEMTALRRKLAHQRETGREGPERHGPSSRGSLTPHPAACDKDGQTDSAAEESSSQETSKGLGPNMSSTPAHEVGRRTSVLFSKKNPKTAGPPKRPGRPPKNRESQMTPSHGGSPVGPPQLPIMGSLRQRKRGRSPRPSSSSDSDSDKSTEDPPMDLPTNGFSGGNQPVKKSFLVYRNDCSLPRSSSDSESSSSSSSSAASDRTSTTPSKQGRGKPSFSRGTFPEDSSEDTSGTENEAYSVGTGRGVGHSMVRKSLGRGAGWLSEDEDSPLDALDLVWAKCRGYPSYPALIIDPKMPREGMFHHGVPIPVPPLEVLKLGEQMTQEAREHLYLVLFFDNKRTWQWLPRTKLVPLGVNQDLDKEKMLEGRKSNIRKSVQIAYHRALQHRSKVQGEQSSETSDSD from the exons ATGGGGGTGGACTTTGACGTGAAGACTTTCTGCCACAACTTGCGGGCAACTAAGCCACCATACGAGTGCCCCATAGAGACCTGCCGCAAGGTCTACAAGAGTTACAGTGGTATTGAGTACCACCTGTACCACTATGATCACGACAATCCGCCACCCCCGCAGCAGACCCCGCTCCGCAAGCACAAGAAGAAGGGGCGCCAGTCACGCCCAGCCAACAAGCAGTCACCTAGCCCCTCAGAGGTGTCACAGTCACCAAGCCGTGAGGTGATGAGCTACGCACAGGCCCAGCGCATGGTAGAAGTGGACCTGCACGGCCGCGTCCACCGCATCAGCATCTTCGACAACCTGGATGTGGTGTCAGAGGATGAAGAAGCCCCCGAGGAGGCCCCTGAGAACGGTAGCAACAAGGAGAACACTGAAACGCCAGCTGCTACTCCCAAGTCAGGCAAGCATAAGAATAAAGAGAAGCGTAAGGACtctaaccatcaccaccaccataatGCTTCTGCAAGCACCACTCCCAAGCTGCCAGAGGTGGTATATCGGGAGCTGGAGCAGGACACCCCTGATGCCCCACCCCGGCCAACTTCCTATTACCG GTACATTGAGAAGTCTGCAGAGGAGTTGGATGAGGAAGTAGAGTATGACATGGATGAGGAGGACTACATCTGGCTGGATATCATGAATGAGCGTCGGAAGACAGAGGGTGTGAGTCCCATTCCACAGGAGATCTTTGAGTACTTAATGGACCGGCTGGAAAAGGAGTCCTACTTTGAGAGTCATAATAAAGGCGACCCCAATGCGTTAGTGGACGAGGATGCTGTTTGCTGTATCTGCAATGATGGTGAGTGCCAGAACAGCAATGTCATCCTCTTCTGTGACATGTGCAACCTGGCCGTGCACCAGGAGTGCTACGGTGTCCCCTATATCCCTGAGGGCCAGTGGCTGTGCCGCCGTTGCCTGCAGTCACCCTCCCGTGCTGTGGACTGTGCCCTGTGCCCCAACAAGGGTGGTGCCTTCAAGCAGACAGATGACGGGCGGTGGGCCCACGTGGTTTGTGCCTTGTGGATCCCCGAGGTCTGCTTTGCCAACACAGTCTTCCTAGAGCCTATTGACAGCATCGAGCACATCCCACCAGCTCGCTGGAAGCTCACCTGCTACATTTGCAAACAGCGGGGTTCAGGGGCCTGCATCCAGTGCCACAAGGCCAACTGCTACACAGCCTTCCACGTGACATGCGCCCAGCAGGCTGGCCTTTATATGAAGATGGAGCCTGTGCGGGAGACAGGTGCCAACGGCACATCCTTCAGTGTCCGAAAGACAGCATACTGCGACATCCACACGCCCCCAGGTTCAGCGCGCCGCCTGCCCGCCCTGTCCCACAGTGAGGGTGAGGAGGatgaggatgaagaggaggatgAGGGTAAGGGCTGGAGCTCAGAGAAAGTCAAGAAGGCCAAGGCTAAATCCCGGATCAAGATGAAGAAGGCACGGAAGATCCTGGCAGAGAAGCGGGCAGCAGCACCTGTGGTGTCAGTGCCCTGTATCCCACCACACAG GCTCAGTAAAATCACCAACCGCCTCACCATCCAAAGGAAGAGCCAGTTCATGCAGAGGCTGCACAGCTATTGGACACTGAAGCGGCAGTCCCGGAACGGGGTTCCACTGCTACGTCGCCTGCAGACACACCTGCAGTCTCAGAGGAACTGTGACCAAGTTGGG AGAGATTCTGAGGATAAGAACTGGGCCCTCAAAGAACAGCTCAAGTCCTGGCAGCGGCTCCGGCATGACCTGGAGCGAGCTCGGCTCCTGGTGGAATTGATCCGCAAGCGGGAGAAACTCAAAAGGGAGACG ATCAAGGTCCAACAGATTGCCATGGAGATGCAGCTGACCCCTTTCCTCATCCTCCTTCGCAAAACCTTAGAACAGCTCCAAGAGAAGGACACAGGCAACATCTTCAGCGAGCCGGTCCCTCTGTCTGAGGTAACCGAATTGGACGAA GTACCTGACTACCTAGACCACATCAAAAAGCCCATGGACTTTTTCACCATGAAGCAGAACTTGGAGGCTTACCGCTACCTGAACTTTGATGATTTTGAGGAGGACTTCAACCTTATCGTCAGCAACTGCCTCAAGTATAATGCCAAGGACACCATCTTCTACCGGGCGGCAGTGCGGCTCCGTGAGCAGGGTGGTGCTGTGCTCCGCCAGGCCCGGCGCCAGGCAGAAAAAATGGGCATTGACTTTGAGACGGGCATGCATATCCCCCACAGCCTGGCTGGAGATGAGGCCCCACACCACGCTGAAGATG CAGAGGAAGAACGGCTGGTCCTGCTGGAGAATCAGAAGCACCTGCCCATGGAAGAGCAGCTGAAGTTGCTGCTGGAGCGGCTGGATGAGGTGAATGCTAGCAAGCAGAGTGTGGGCCGCTCCCGGCGTGCAAAGATGATCAAGAAAGAGATGACGGCGCTGCGGCGGAAGCTTGCCCACCAGCGAGAGACTGGCCGGGAGGGGCCTGAGCGGCACGGCCCCTCGAGCCGGGGTAGTCTGACACCCCACCCAGCAGCCTGTGACAAGGATGGGCAGACAGACAGTGCCGCGGAGGAGAGCAGCAGCCAGGAGACAAGCAAAG GCCTGGGTCCCAACATGTCCTCAACCCCCGCACATGAGGTGGGCAGGAGAACCTCAGTTCTGTTCTCCAAAAAGAACCCGAAGACAGCTGGACCGCCCAAGAGGCCGGGCCGGCCCCCCAAAAACCGGGAGAGCCAGATGACCCCCAGCCACGGAGGCAGTCCTGTGGGGCCCCCCCAGCTCCCCATCATGGGCTCCCTGCGTCAGCGCAAGCGGGGTAGGAGCCCCCGGCCCAGTTCGAGCTCAGACAGCGACAGTGATAAGTCCACAGAAGACCCCCCAATGG ACTTACCAACCAATGGCTTCAGTGGTGGAAACCAGCCGGTGAAGAAGAGTTTCCTGGTGTACCGTAATGACTGCAGCCTCCCCCGGAGTAGCTCAGACTCAGAGtccagcagcagtagcagcagcagcgcTGCCTCAGACCGAACCAG CACAACACCCTCAAAACAAGGCCGGGGCAAGCCCTCTTTCTCTCGGGGCACATTCCCAGAGGACAGCAGTGAGGATACCTCAGGCACTGAGAATGAGGCCTACTCCGTGGGCACTGGCCGCGGCGTGGGCCACAGCA TGGTGAGGAAGAGTCTGGGCCGGGGAGCTGGCTGGCTGTCAGAGGATGAGGACTCCCCCCTGGACGCTCTGGACCTTGTGTGGGCCAAATGCCGAGGGTATCCATCATACCCGGCTCTG ATCATTGATCCAAAGATGCCCCGAGAAGGTATGTTCCACCATGGGGTTCCCATTCCTGTGCCCCCCCTGGAGGTGCTGAAACTGGGGGAGCAGATGACCCAGGAAGCCCGAGAGCATCTCTACCTCGTCCTCTTCTTTGACAACAAACGAACCTG GCAGTGGCTGCCCAGGACCAAGCTGGTTCCTTTGGGTGTGAACCAGGACCTAGACAAGGAGAAGATGCTGGAGGGCCGCAAGTCCAACATCCGCAAGTCAGTACAGATCGCCTACCACCGGGCTCTGCAACACCGCAGCAAGGTGCAGGGCGAGCAAAGCAGTGAGACCAGCGATAGTGATTGA